From the genome of Paracoccus seriniphilus, one region includes:
- the glcF gene encoding glycolate oxidase subunit GlcF, whose amino-acid sequence MQTNFTELQLQDPAIAQSNKILRSCVHCGFCTATCPTYQVLGDELDSPRGRIYLIKDMLEAGRPADEKTVKHIDRCLSCLSCMTTCPSGVDYMHLIDHARVHIEKTYRRPWHDRALRWALKGIIPHAGRFRLALHAARLARPFRALLPDKRLRAMVEMAPASVPRVSANDKGQLLPATGPRRARVALMIGCAQRALNTDINDATIRLLRRAGCDVVIPEKFGCCGALTLHMGKESQAKASARDSIARLLAAEAEAPLDAVIINTSGCGTTIKDYGHLFQHDDIAEDAARVSALAQDVTEFLERHALPEVTRPGAHRVAYHSACSLQHGQRIRSTPKSLLTHAGFTVVEPEDPHLCCGSAGTYNLLQPELSQELRARKVATLEGTTPEIIAAGNIGCMMQIGGATALPVVHTVELLDWATGGPRPRGLEKPN is encoded by the coding sequence ATGCAAACCAATTTCACCGAACTGCAATTGCAGGATCCTGCCATCGCGCAATCGAACAAGATCCTGCGCAGCTGCGTTCATTGCGGCTTCTGCACCGCGACATGCCCGACCTATCAGGTTCTGGGCGATGAATTGGACAGCCCGCGTGGGCGGATCTATCTGATCAAGGACATGCTGGAGGCCGGACGTCCGGCGGATGAAAAGACCGTCAAGCATATCGACCGTTGCCTGTCCTGCCTGTCCTGCATGACCACCTGTCCTTCCGGCGTGGATTACATGCATCTGATCGACCATGCCCGGGTGCATATCGAAAAGACCTATCGCCGGCCCTGGCACGATCGGGCGCTGCGATGGGCGCTGAAAGGCATCATTCCCCATGCCGGTCGCTTCCGTCTGGCCCTGCATGCCGCGCGGCTGGCCCGCCCGTTTCGTGCACTGCTGCCCGACAAGCGCTTGCGCGCCATGGTCGAAATGGCCCCGGCCTCGGTTCCCAGGGTCAGCGCAAATGACAAGGGGCAGCTTCTGCCCGCCACGGGGCCCCGCCGGGCGCGGGTTGCGCTGATGATCGGCTGTGCGCAGCGGGCGCTGAACACCGATATCAATGACGCGACCATCCGTTTGTTGCGGCGTGCAGGCTGTGACGTGGTCATCCCCGAGAAGTTCGGCTGCTGCGGTGCGCTGACCCTGCATATGGGCAAGGAATCACAGGCCAAGGCAAGCGCGCGCGACAGTATCGCCCGTTTGCTTGCCGCCGAGGCCGAGGCTCCGCTGGATGCCGTTATCATCAATACCTCGGGATGTGGCACCACGATCAAGGACTATGGTCACCTGTTCCAGCATGATGACATCGCCGAGGACGCTGCACGGGTGTCGGCGCTGGCGCAGGATGTGACCGAGTTTCTGGAACGCCATGCCCTGCCCGAAGTGACCCGGCCTGGTGCGCATCGCGTCGCCTATCATTCGGCCTGCTCGCTGCAGCATGGGCAACGGATCAGATCGACACCGAAATCGCTGTTGACCCATGCCGGTTTCACGGTGGTCGAACCCGAAGATCCGCATCTGTGCTGTGGTTCGGCGGGCACCTATAACCTGCTGCAGCCGGAATTGTCGCAAGAGCTGCGCGCGCGCAAGGTTGCAACTCTGGAAGGGACCACACCCGAAATCATCGCCGCCGGGAATATCGGCTGCATGATGCAGATCGGAGGGGCGACGGCGTTGCCGGTCGTTCATACGGTGGAATTGCTGGACTGGGCGACCGGAGGGCCGCGACCGCGCGGATTGGAGAAACCGAACTGA
- a CDS encoding FAD-binding protein, which produces MRPESEAELAALIRQAERPLSITGGATRHQPGEGQGLRLDMTGLQGVTLFEPAALTLVVRAGTSLASVEKMLADEGQMLGFEPACHPGSTIGGVFATNSSGPRRIQLGAARDALLGVRFVDGNGEIISNGGRVMKNVTGYDLVKLMAGSRGRLGALTELSLRTAPVPPASCTLTLPALDAIGAIAALTTALGSPLDVSGAGWLPGAGALLRIEGLSGSVQTRAAELTRLLSGFGEVHVLDSDPWQQLRNGPQNGEGDLWRIVCRPSEAPALLAALPAPEMMDWGGGLILLRLPAGELPELPKFWGHARRVSGAAPAVLPAPDPVTARLEAGLRQRFDPRGIFAGAE; this is translated from the coding sequence ATGCGTCCTGAAAGTGAAGCAGAACTGGCCGCGCTGATCCGGCAGGCCGAACGCCCCCTGTCGATCACCGGCGGCGCGACCCGTCATCAGCCGGGCGAAGGCCAGGGCCTGCGTCTGGACATGACTGGTCTGCAGGGGGTGACGCTGTTTGAACCCGCCGCGCTGACCTTGGTGGTGCGTGCCGGAACTTCTCTGGCCAGTGTCGAAAAGATGCTGGCGGACGAGGGACAGATGCTGGGCTTTGAACCGGCCTGCCATCCCGGATCGACCATAGGTGGTGTCTTTGCGACCAACAGCTCTGGCCCTCGACGCATTCAGCTGGGCGCGGCGCGGGATGCGCTGCTTGGTGTGCGTTTCGTGGATGGCAATGGCGAGATCATCAGCAATGGCGGGCGGGTGATGAAGAATGTCACCGGCTATGATCTGGTGAAGCTGATGGCTGGCAGTCGGGGCAGATTGGGTGCCCTGACCGAACTCAGCCTGCGCACGGCGCCTGTTCCACCGGCAAGCTGCACTCTGACGCTGCCCGCATTGGATGCCATCGGGGCGATCGCGGCGCTGACCACCGCGCTTGGAAGCCCGCTGGATGTCAGCGGGGCCGGTTGGCTGCCCGGGGCCGGCGCGTTGCTGCGTATCGAAGGGCTGTCGGGTTCGGTGCAGACCCGCGCGGCCGAACTGACCCGGCTCTTGTCCGGTTTCGGCGAGGTGCATGTTCTGGACAGCGATCCATGGCAGCAGCTTCGCAACGGGCCGCAGAATGGCGAAGGCGATCTGTGGCGGATCGTCTGCCGCCCCAGCGAGGCTCCGGCGTTGTTGGCCGCCTTGCCTGCGCCGGAAATGATGGATTGGGGTGGGGGATTGATCCTGCTGCGTCTGCCCGCAGGTGAACTGCCAGAACTGCCGAAATTCTGGGGTCATGCGCGGCGCGTTTCGGGTGCAGCCCCTGCCGTTCTGCCCGCCCCTGATCCGGTCACGGCGCGACTGGAGGCAGGGCTGCGGCAGCGTTTCGATCCGCGTGGCATTTTTGCAGGAGCCGAGTGA
- a CDS encoding FAD-binding oxidoreductase produces the protein MPEPDTAVLANRAGIIAALRQAAPDAVIDDPAETRVYECDALSAYRCAPLAVVLPRSTEEVSVVLATCHRLGVPVVPRGAGTSLAGGSMPTADAVVIGLARMNKVLEIAPEDRLVRVQTGRTNLSVTTAVEGQGFFFAPDPSSQLACAIGGNIAMNSGGAHCLKYGVTTNNLLGVRLVLMDGTIVDLGGPSGEGPSLDLLGVVCGAEGQLGIVTEATLRILPKPAGARPVLVAFDSSETAGACVAAIIRSGVLPVAIEFMDGPCIAATEAHSGAGYPDCEALLIIEVEGSDPEIDEQLGLIRAVAQSFDPIEFRESQSEDESRRIWLGRKSAFGAMGQLGDYICLDGTIPVSSLPVVLAEIGVLSKRYGLAVANVFHAGDGNMHPLILYDANTPGELDKAEALGADILRLCVRAGGCLTGEHGVGIEKRDLMREQYSSADLEAQMRVKDVFDPGWLLNAAKVFPLDLSAERKRVARLGVHHAS, from the coding sequence ATGCCCGAGCCGGATACGGCGGTGCTGGCGAACAGGGCCGGGATCATCGCTGCCTTGCGTCAGGCGGCACCGGATGCCGTCATTGATGATCCCGCCGAGACCCGCGTCTATGAATGTGATGCGCTGTCGGCCTATCGCTGTGCACCCCTGGCCGTTGTCCTGCCGCGCAGCACCGAAGAGGTTTCGGTGGTTCTGGCCACCTGTCACCGCCTTGGCGTGCCTGTCGTGCCGCGCGGGGCCGGCACCAGCCTTGCGGGCGGATCCATGCCCACCGCCGATGCCGTCGTGATCGGACTGGCCCGGATGAACAAGGTGCTGGAAATCGCGCCCGAGGACCGTCTGGTGCGGGTGCAGACCGGGCGCACCAATCTGTCGGTCACAACGGCGGTCGAGGGCCAGGGGTTCTTCTTTGCACCCGATCCCTCCAGCCAGCTGGCCTGCGCCATAGGCGGCAATATCGCCATGAATTCCGGCGGTGCCCATTGTCTGAAATATGGCGTCACCACCAATAATCTGCTGGGGGTCAGGCTGGTGCTGATGGATGGCACCATCGTTGATCTGGGCGGGCCATCCGGCGAGGGGCCTTCGCTGGATCTGCTGGGCGTGGTCTGTGGCGCGGAAGGCCAGCTGGGCATCGTGACCGAGGCGACTTTGCGTATTCTGCCCAAACCCGCGGGCGCGCGCCCGGTTCTGGTGGCATTCGACAGCAGCGAAACTGCCGGAGCCTGCGTGGCCGCGATCATTCGCTCGGGCGTTCTGCCGGTGGCGATCGAATTCATGGATGGTCCCTGCATTGCCGCGACCGAGGCCCATTCCGGCGCAGGCTATCCCGATTGCGAGGCACTGCTGATCATCGAGGTCGAGGGCAGCGATCCCGAGATTGACGAGCAACTTGGGCTTATTCGCGCCGTGGCGCAGTCATTCGATCCCATCGAGTTCCGCGAAAGCCAGAGCGAGGACGAATCCCGCCGGATCTGGCTGGGGCGCAAATCGGCCTTTGGGGCGATGGGGCAGCTTGGCGATTACATCTGTCTGGATGGAACCATTCCGGTGTCCTCCCTGCCTGTCGTTCTGGCCGAAATCGGCGTGCTGTCCAAAAGATACGGGCTGGCCGTCGCGAATGTCTTTCATGCCGGTGACGGCAATATGCATCCGCTGATCCTCTATGATGCCAATACGCCGGGCGAGCTGGACAAGGCCGAGGCTCTGGGCGCGGATATCCTGCGCCTCTGTGTCAGGGCGGGTGGATGCCTCACCGGCGAACATGGCGTCGGTATCGAAAAGCGGGACCTGATGCGCGAGCAATATTCCTCTGCCGATCTCGAGGCCCAGATGCGCGTCAAGGATGTCTTTGATCCGGGCTGGTTGTTGAATGCGGCCAAGGTCTTCCCCCTTGATCTTTCGGCGGAACGCAAGCGCGTTGCGCGCCTGGGGGTACATCATGCGTCCTGA
- a CDS encoding DUF599 domain-containing protein → MDKYLYLPLTLGFADLSAVALLFIGWFAMGRVTEHPPASRPSVSVLMKQYRREWMLQFLTREPRIFDGGILSTLRDGTAFFASACMIATGGILALVSDTDQLRGLVRELDLEQGTAVLWEIKLLVAMFFVVNAFLKFAWAHRLFGYCAVMMAAVPNDVTDPSARDKALQAAELNITAARSFNAGLRSVYFALAGLAWLAGPLALLVATAVVLFVTWRREFASNSRQIILHALPSRDVHAHGEPQGSESRHPQP, encoded by the coding sequence ATGGACAAGTATCTTTATCTTCCACTCACTTTGGGTTTCGCCGACCTGAGCGCCGTCGCACTGTTGTTCATAGGCTGGTTCGCCATGGGCCGGGTAACCGAACATCCCCCTGCCTCGCGGCCGTCGGTTTCGGTGCTGATGAAACAATACCGGCGCGAATGGATGTTGCAGTTCCTGACACGCGAGCCGCGCATCTTCGATGGCGGCATCCTGTCCACCCTGCGCGATGGGACAGCCTTTTTCGCCTCGGCCTGCATGATTGCCACGGGCGGAATCCTGGCTCTGGTCAGCGACACCGACCAACTGCGCGGCCTTGTGCGCGAGCTGGACCTCGAACAGGGCACCGCGGTCCTGTGGGAGATCAAGCTTCTGGTCGCGATGTTCTTTGTCGTCAACGCCTTTCTGAAATTTGCCTGGGCTCATCGGCTGTTCGGCTATTGCGCCGTCATGATGGCCGCCGTGCCCAATGACGTGACCGACCCCTCGGCACGGGACAAGGCGTTGCAGGCGGCCGAATTGAACATCACCGCGGCGCGCAGCTTCAATGCCGGATTGCGCAGCGTCTATTTCGCCCTTGCGGGGCTGGCCTGGCTGGCCGGCCCCCTTGCCCTGCTTGTGGCGACCGCCGTCGTGCTGTTCGTCACCTGGCGCCGCGAGTTCGCGTCAAACTCGCGCCAGATCATTCTGCATGCTCTGCCATCCCGGGATGTGCACGCTCATGGCGAACCGCAAGGGTCAGAATCACGGCACCCGCAGCCGTAA
- a CDS encoding MFS transporter, with protein sequence MTTATDSGPVSLRNAILALALGAFAVGTSEFSAMGLLPYYAADLGISDPQAGHVISAYALGVVVGAPITSLLGVRLPRRRYLAALMAFYGLMNLLAAVMPGLMALTAMRFLAGLPHGGFLGVAMLYAADALPLGQRARGAAQVMLGLTVANTVGVPLAGFLGQSIGWRWGFALPGVLALASSWLILRVAPRVGGNPDARPLDELQALRNPRVLWMLAVGSIGFGGLFAVYAFLTAAILATTQAPSWSIPLTLAMFGLGGTFGTWGAGRVTSRLGPIRAAYVSFAAMAITQAFASFAVGNWQLMVLSSFLLAAGAGLVIPLQTRLMDVAGRAQNMAAAMNHAAFNAANALGPFLAGLALAAGWGWRAPGLVGIGLTAAGAVILTLAVRHERAHPGMAEHAE encoded by the coding sequence ATGACAACCGCCACTGATTCCGGGCCGGTCAGCCTTCGCAATGCCATTCTGGCACTTGCGCTGGGGGCCTTTGCCGTCGGAACCTCTGAATTTTCCGCCATGGGGCTGTTGCCCTATTACGCGGCCGACCTGGGAATTTCCGATCCGCAGGCGGGCCATGTCATCAGCGCCTATGCGCTGGGGGTGGTCGTCGGTGCGCCGATTACCTCGCTGCTGGGGGTCAGATTGCCGCGTCGTCGCTATCTGGCGGCCCTGATGGCATTTTACGGGTTGATGAACCTGCTGGCTGCGGTGATGCCCGGCCTGATGGCCCTGACTGCCATGCGCTTTCTGGCGGGTTTGCCCCATGGCGGCTTTCTGGGCGTGGCGATGCTCTATGCGGCGGACGCCCTGCCGCTGGGGCAAAGGGCGCGCGGCGCGGCACAGGTGATGCTGGGGCTGACCGTGGCAAATACGGTCGGGGTGCCCCTTGCCGGCTTCCTTGGGCAGAGTATCGGGTGGCGCTGGGGGTTTGCACTGCCCGGTGTTCTGGCTCTGGCATCGTCCTGGCTGATCCTGCGGGTCGCACCCCGCGTGGGCGGCAACCCGGATGCACGGCCCCTGGATGAACTGCAGGCTTTGCGCAATCCCCGCGTCTTGTGGATGCTGGCGGTAGGTTCGATCGGGTTCGGCGGGCTGTTCGCGGTTTATGCCTTTCTGACGGCGGCCATCCTGGCGACGACGCAGGCGCCCTCATGGTCAATTCCGTTGACTCTGGCGATGTTCGGGCTGGGCGGCACTTTCGGCACCTGGGGGGCTGGACGTGTGACCAGCCGACTCGGGCCGATCCGCGCCGCCTATGTCAGCTTTGCGGCCATGGCGATCACGCAGGCTTTCGCCTCATTCGCGGTTGGAAACTGGCAGCTGATGGTGCTGTCGTCGTTTCTGTTGGCGGCCGGGGCGGGGCTGGTGATCCCCCTGCAGACGCGACTGATGGATGTCGCCGGACGCGCCCAGAACATGGCGGCGGCGATGAACCATGCCGCCTTCAACGCCGCCAATGCACTGGGGCCGTTCCTGGCCGGGCTTGCCCTTGCGGCGGGCTGGGGCTGGCGCGCGCCGGGGCTGGTCGGGATCGGGCTTACGGCTGCGGGTGCCGTGATTCTGACCCTTGCGGTTCGCCATGAGCGTGCACATCCCGGGATGGCAGAGCATGCAGAATGA
- a CDS encoding alpha/beta fold hydrolase → MKLKHRITGPEDGLPVILVHGLFGQGRNLGALARRIAKDRPVVTVDLRNHGESPHSEEHDYPAMAADLAELIRDLGGRADVAGHSMGGKTAMVLALTHPELLRRLVVMDIAPLAYSHSQSHLIDAMQSLDLSTIERRSQADAALRELIPEAGIRAFLLQSLEIKPGQSKWRLNLPVLKERMSALVGWPSDLPRNSFHGPVMALAGAESDYVLAEGQAALREYFPQVRIVTLKNAGHWLHADTPEAVANSLDAFLNAQ, encoded by the coding sequence ATGAAACTGAAGCATAGAATCACCGGCCCGGAAGATGGGCTTCCCGTCATTCTGGTGCATGGCCTCTTCGGTCAGGGCCGCAATCTGGGCGCTCTGGCCCGTCGTATTGCCAAGGATCGTCCGGTCGTGACCGTCGATCTGCGCAATCACGGCGAAAGCCCGCATAGTGAAGAGCATGACTATCCCGCCATGGCTGCGGATCTGGCTGAACTGATTCGCGATCTGGGCGGTCGCGCGGATGTCGCGGGTCATTCGATGGGCGGCAAGACCGCGATGGTGCTGGCGCTGACCCATCCCGAGTTGCTTCGCAGGCTGGTGGTGATGGATATTGCGCCGCTGGCCTATAGCCACAGCCAGTCGCATCTGATCGATGCCATGCAATCCCTTGATCTTTCGACGATCGAACGCCGCAGTCAGGCCGATGCGGCCCTGCGTGAGCTGATCCCCGAAGCAGGCATTCGCGCCTTTCTGCTGCAATCGCTGGAAATCAAACCCGGCCAGAGCAAATGGCGTCTGAACCTGCCGGTCCTCAAGGAACGCATGTCTGCCCTTGTAGGCTGGCCGTCGGATCTGCCCCGGAACAGCTTTCATGGTCCCGTCATGGCGCTGGCAGGTGCGGAATCGGACTATGTGCTGGCCGAGGGGCAGGCAGCGCTGCGCGAATATTTCCCGCAGGTCCGCATCGTCACGCTGAAAAATGCCGGGCATTGGCTGCACGCCGATACGCCCGAAGCCGTGGCCAACAGCCTCGACGCATTCCTGAACGCCCAATAG
- the zapA gene encoding cell division protein ZapA encodes MAEVDFVIGHKEYRLGAQDGEEKLLQRAAEVLDGEARQILEQAGRMPEPRLLLLAGLMLADRYVTMVERAEKAERHLKRLQSNPARVEVPVIPSDLKEAMAELAARAETLAERLADQQQDPA; translated from the coding sequence ATGGCCGAAGTTGATTTTGTCATCGGGCACAAGGAATACCGTCTGGGCGCGCAGGACGGCGAGGAAAAGCTGTTGCAGCGCGCTGCGGAAGTTCTGGACGGCGAGGCCCGCCAGATTCTGGAACAGGCAGGGCGCATGCCCGAGCCGCGCCTTTTGCTGCTGGCCGGCCTGATGCTGGCCGACCGTTATGTCACCATGGTTGAACGTGCAGAAAAGGCTGAACGGCACTTGAAACGTCTTCAGTCCAATCCGGCGCGGGTCGAGGTGCCGGTGATTCCATCCGATCTGAAAGAGGCCATGGCCGAATTGGCCGCGCGGGCCGAGACGCTGGCCGAACGGCTGGCGGATCAGCAGCAGGACCCGGCCTGA
- a CDS encoding BCCT family transporter has product MSNDRIPKDGRKNYKGHPEDEKRQRDALSGRFEPQPDAGGEAIPLPEGPTEIIETDYQIGQHNIEGVKPFAFDVHNPVFMISALAVALFTIVTLLFPTQLEPVFTGLRASLTSNLDWFFMLAGNVFVLLCLGLVLSPLGKIRLGGPEATPDFTLTGWFAMLFAAGMGIGLMFYGVSEPISHFQTSLAGTTVENGIRTDWAPLNGAAGDELAARHLGMAATIFHWGLHPWAIYAVVALPLALFAYNKGLPLTMRSIFYPIFGDRIWGWPGHVIDILSVFATIFGLATSLGLGAEQATAGLNYLFGIANNSTTKVVLILMITGIATTSVVLGVEKGVKRLSEINMVLALVLLLFVILMGPTMEIISGFFGNLGTYARDLVPLSNPFGRTDDNFRQGWTAFYWAWWISWSPFVGMFIARVSRGRTVRQFLIAVLIVPSLISVLWMTALGGTAISMTLAGFEGVADAALELKLFSMLGNLPLTAITSFIGIVLVIVFFVTSSDSGSLVIDTIAAGGKVDAPVAQRIFWCSFEGLLAIALLLGGGLGALQAMAVSTGLPFTIVLLGGCWALVKGLMGERRELA; this is encoded by the coding sequence ATGTCAAATGATCGTATCCCGAAGGACGGCCGCAAGAACTATAAAGGTCATCCCGAAGATGAAAAGCGCCAGCGCGACGCGCTGAGTGGCCGATTTGAACCCCAACCCGATGCCGGTGGCGAGGCAATTCCCCTTCCTGAAGGTCCCACCGAAATCATCGAGACCGATTACCAGATCGGTCAGCACAATATCGAGGGCGTCAAGCCTTTTGCCTTTGACGTCCACAACCCTGTCTTCATGATCTCGGCGCTCGCCGTGGCGCTGTTTACCATTGTGACCCTGCTGTTCCCTACCCAGCTTGAACCGGTCTTTACCGGTTTGCGGGCATCGCTGACCAGCAATCTGGACTGGTTCTTCATGCTGGCAGGCAATGTTTTCGTCCTGCTCTGCCTGGGGCTGGTGCTGTCACCTTTGGGCAAGATCCGTCTGGGTGGCCCCGAAGCAACCCCGGACTTTACCCTGACGGGCTGGTTTGCCATGCTGTTTGCTGCGGGGATGGGCATCGGTCTGATGTTCTATGGCGTCAGCGAACCCATCAGCCACTTCCAGACCTCCCTTGCCGGAACGACTGTCGAAAACGGCATCAGGACCGATTGGGCCCCCCTGAATGGCGCTGCCGGAGACGAGCTTGCTGCGCGCCATCTGGGCATGGCCGCGACCATCTTCCACTGGGGCCTGCACCCCTGGGCGATCTATGCCGTCGTGGCGCTGCCGCTGGCGCTGTTTGCCTATAACAAGGGCCTGCCGCTGACGATGCGCTCGATCTTCTATCCGATTTTCGGCGATCGCATCTGGGGCTGGCCGGGACATGTGATCGACATTCTGTCGGTCTTTGCCACCATCTTCGGTCTGGCCACCTCGCTGGGGCTGGGCGCCGAACAGGCAACCGCGGGGCTGAACTATCTGTTCGGCATCGCCAACAACAGCACGACCAAGGTGGTGCTGATCCTGATGATCACCGGTATCGCGACCACCTCGGTGGTGCTGGGCGTGGAAAAAGGCGTGAAACGCCTGTCCGAGATCAACATGGTGCTGGCGCTGGTGCTGCTGCTGTTCGTTATCCTGATGGGGCCGACGATGGAAATCATCAGCGGGTTCTTTGGCAACCTTGGAACCTATGCGCGTGACCTGGTGCCGCTGTCCAATCCCTTTGGCCGGACGGATGACAACTTCCGCCAGGGCTGGACGGCCTTCTACTGGGCCTGGTGGATCAGCTGGTCGCCCTTTGTCGGCATGTTCATCGCGCGGGTTTCCCGTGGCCGGACGGTGCGCCAGTTCCTGATCGCGGTGCTGATCGTTCCCTCGCTGATTTCGGTCCTGTGGATGACGGCTCTGGGCGGCACGGCGATCTCGATGACGCTGGCCGGTTTCGAAGGTGTCGCGGATGCGGCGCTTGAATTGAAGCTGTTCTCGATGCTGGGCAATCTGCCGCTGACCGCGATCACCAGCTTTATCGGGATCGTCCTGGTGATCGTGTTCTTTGTTACCTCGTCGGACTCGGGCTCGCTGGTGATCGACACGATTGCCGCAGGCGGCAAGGTTGATGCGCCGGTGGCGCAGCGGATCTTCTGGTGCAGCTTCGAAGGCCTGCTGGCGATCGCTCTGCTTCTGGGCGGTGGCCTGGGTGCCTTGCAGGCGATGGCCGTCTCGACCGGCCTGCCATTCACCATCGTCTTGCTTGGCGGATGCTGGGCCCTGGTGAAGGGATTGATGGGGGAACGGCGAGAACTTGCCTGA
- the hisB gene encoding imidazoleglycerol-phosphate dehydratase HisB — protein MREATVSRKTAETQIEVSLNLDGTGTYDNQTGVGFFDHMLDQLSRHSLIDMTIRANGDLHVDDHHTVEDTGIAIGQALVEALGDKKGIRRYGSFHLAMDDTLIRAALDLSARPFLVWNVDFPTEKIGSFDTQLVREFFQALSTHGGITLHVDRLHGVNSHHIAEAAFKAVARALREAVEPDPRMSGVLPSTKGAL, from the coding sequence ATGCGCGAAGCGACCGTCTCCAGAAAAACCGCTGAAACACAGATCGAGGTATCCCTGAATCTGGATGGAACCGGCACTTACGACAACCAGACGGGCGTCGGCTTCTTCGACCACATGCTGGACCAGTTGTCGCGGCATTCGCTGATCGACATGACCATTCGTGCCAATGGCGATCTGCATGTCGATGATCACCACACGGTCGAAGACACCGGCATTGCCATCGGTCAGGCGTTGGTAGAGGCGCTTGGCGACAAGAAGGGCATCCGGCGCTATGGCAGCTTTCATCTGGCCATGGACGACACGCTGATCCGCGCGGCGCTGGATCTGTCGGCCCGCCCCTTCCTGGTCTGGAACGTCGATTTTCCGACCGAAAAGATCGGCAGCTTTGATACCCAGCTTGTGCGCGAGTTCTTTCAGGCCCTGTCGACGCATGGCGGCATCACGCTGCATGTCGACCGTCTGCATGGCGTCAACAGCCACCACATCGCCGAGGCCGCCTTCAAGGCAGTGGCCCGCGCGCTGCGCGAAGCGGTCGAGCCTGATCCGCGCATGTCGGGCGTATTGCCCTCGACCAAGGGGGCGCTGTGA
- the hisH gene encoding imidazole glycerol phosphate synthase subunit HisH, translated as MRVALIDYDSGNLHSAEKAFQLMGREAEAEIVVTSDPEIAARADRIVLPGDGAFPACRTALGEVDGMAEALREAVLQRGVPFMGICVGMQMLATTGFEYRPTAGLDWIGGEVKAIDAPGLKVPHMGWNDLVIDRPHPVLEGIATGDHAYFVHSWQFQVAHNEHLLAHVDYGGPVTAVVGRDNIIGTQFHPEKSQAVGLRLIANFLRWMP; from the coding sequence ATGCGCGTCGCCCTGATCGACTATGACAGCGGCAATCTGCATTCGGCGGAAAAGGCGTTCCAGCTGATGGGACGCGAAGCAGAGGCCGAAATCGTGGTCACCTCGGACCCCGAAATCGCCGCCCGCGCCGACAGGATCGTGTTGCCGGGCGATGGAGCCTTTCCCGCCTGCCGCACCGCATTGGGCGAGGTTGACGGCATGGCCGAGGCCCTGCGCGAAGCGGTCCTGCAGCGCGGCGTCCCTTTCATGGGCATCTGTGTCGGCATGCAGATGCTGGCGACAACGGGCTTTGAATACAGGCCGACCGCCGGGCTTGACTGGATCGGCGGCGAGGTCAAGGCCATCGATGCCCCCGGTCTGAAGGTTCCGCACATGGGCTGGAACGATCTGGTCATCGACCGCCCCCATCCGGTGCTGGAAGGCATCGCAACGGGCGATCACGCCTATTTCGTCCATAGCTGGCAATTTCAGGTCGCCCACAACGAACACCTTCTGGCCCATGTCGATTATGGCGGGCCGGTCACGGCTGTGGTGGGGCGCGACAATATCATCGGCACCCAGTTCCACCCCGAGAAATCACAGGCCGTCGGGCTGCGTCTGATTGCGAATTTCTTGCGCTGGATGCCCTGA